One window from the genome of Kluyveromyces marxianus DMKU3-1042 DNA, complete genome, chromosome 3 encodes:
- the IDP3 gene encoding isocitrate dehydrogenase (NADP(+)) IDP3, producing the protein MAKISVKTPIVEMDGDEQTRIIWKLIKDHLIYPYLDVDLKYYDLSIENRDLTDDSVTVQSAEATLKYGVAVKCATITPDEARVKEFNLKKMWKSPNGTIRNILGGTVFREPIVIPRIPKLVTNWEKPIIIGRHAFGDQYKATDVVVPGAGKLKLVFESDDKSVENIDLDVFHFDEQSKGGVAMAMYNTTESITGFAHSSFKMALERNLPLYSTTKNTILKKYDGKFKDIFEGLYETEYKTQFEEKGIWYEHRLIDDMVAQMLKSKGGYIIAMKNYDGDVQSDIVAQGFGSLGLMTSVLITPDGKAFESEAAHGTVTRHYRQHQQGKETSTNSIASIFAWTRGLIQRGKLDNTPDVVKFAQLVEDATVNTVQEDEIMTKDLALILGKTERSAYVTTEEFIEAVHKRLDSHFKTAFN; encoded by the coding sequence ATGGCCAAGATTTCGGTAAAGACTCCCATTGTGGAGATGGACGGTGATGAACAAACCAGAATCATCTGGAAATTGATCAAGGACCACCTTATCTACCCATACTTGGATGTCGATTTGAAGTACTACGATCTTTCGATCGAAAACCGTGACTTGACTGACGATAGCGTCACTGTGCAATCGGCAGAAGCTACTTTGAAGTACGGTGTTGCAGTGAAGTGTGCTACAATTACTCCAGATGAGGCTCGTGTCAAGGAATTcaacttgaaaaagatgTGGAAGTCTCCTAACGGTACGATCAGAAACATTCTTGGCGGTACCGTTTTCCGTGAGCCAATTGTGATTCCAAGAATCCCAAAGTTGGTGACCAACTGGGAAAAGCCAATCATCATTGGTAGACACGCATTCGGTGACCAGTACAAGGCCACCGATGTGGTTGTTCCTGGTGCCGGTAAGTTGAAGCTTGTTTTCGAGAGCGACGACAAGTCTGTGGAAAACATCGACCTCGATGTGTTCCACTTTGACGAGCAATCCAAGGGTGGTGTGGCCATGGCCATGTACAACACCACCGAGTCCATCACCGGGTTCGCCCACTCGTCTTTCAAGATGGCTTTGGAAAGAAACTTGCCGCTATACTCTACTACCAAGAACActatcttgaagaagtacgACGGTAAGTTCAAGGACATCTTCGAGGGCCTATACGAAACAGAGTATAAGACCCAGTTCGAAGAAAAGGGCATCTGGTACGAACACCGTTTGATCGACGATATGGTCGCCCAGATGTTGAAGTCCAAGGGTGGCTACATCATCGCCATGAAGAACTACGACGGTGACGTGCAATCCGACATTGTCGCTCAAGGTTTCGGTTCCCTAGGTCTAATGACCTCGGTGTTGATCACCCCAGACGGAAAGGCCTTCGAGAGTGAAGCTGCCCACGGAACAGTCACCAGACACTACAGACAGCACCAACAAGGTAAGGAAACCTCCACCAACTCGATCGCATCCATCTTCGCCTGGACCAGAGGTCTAATCCAAAGAGGTAAGCTCGACAACACCCCAGACGTCGTCAAGTTCGCCCAATTGGTCGAAGACGCTACCGTCAACACCGTCCAAGAAGACGAAATCATGACCAAGGACTTGGCATTGATCTTGGGTAAGACCGAAAGATCTGCCTACGTCACCACCGAAGAGTTCATCGAAGCTGTTCACAAGAGACTCGACTCCCATTTCAAGACTGCCTTCAACTGA
- the PYP1 gene encoding putative phosphoric monoester hydrolase yields the protein MKAAVFSDFDGTITLQDSNDYLTDHLGFGKEERRKVFAGVLDGTKPFREGFRAMLDSVHEPLDKCIERLLAHIELDPGFVGTAEWCHEKGVPLVVISSGMKPIIEALIGKLVGAERAKELQIEVIANDVKVDEATGEWHIVYRDDSPHGHDKARTIAECKKKFAADKYFYCGDGVSDLTAARECDVLFAREGCDLVPYCDRHGIPYVKFNNFTEIREKIEAEMSG from the coding sequence ATGAAAGCGGCTGTATTCAGTGACTTTGACGGAACAATCACGCTCCAGGACTCCAATGACTATTTGACGGACCATTTGGGGTTCGGAAAAGAGGAGAGACGCAAGGTATTTGCCGGCGTGCTCGACGGAACAAAACCGTTCCGCGAGGGGTTCCGTGCGATGTTGGATTCCGTGCACGAGCCATTGGACAAGTGCATTGAGCGGCTACTTGCCCACATCGAGCTAGACCCAGGATTCGTGGGTACCGCTGAGTGGTGCCACGAAAAGGGGGTGCCTCTAGTGGTGATATCTAGTGGTATGAAGCCTATCATTGAGGCGCTTATCGGGAAATTAGTGGGTGCCGAGCGGGCGAAAGAATTGCAGATCGAGGTGATTGCAAATGACGTCAAGGTGGATGAGGCTACTGGAGAATGGCACATTGTGTACCGGGACGATTCTCCTCATGGGCACGACAAGGCGCGTACGATTGCTGAgtgcaagaagaagtttgcCGCCGACAAGTACTTCTACTGCGGGGACGGGGTTAGCGACTTAACTGCGGCGCGCGAGTGTGACGTGCTTTTCGCGCGCGAAGGTTGCGACTTGGTGCCATACTGTGACAGACACGGGATTCCGTACGTGaagttcaacaactttACGGAGATCCGCGAGAAGATCGAGGCAGAGATGTCGGGGTAG
- the SSP120 gene encoding nucleobindin SSP120 → MSWEEWHMREEHEMSKYTPEQFFDMHDMGNKGYFDAKDIINMYGLQKEVVVGKGDGMGQNDESQEIDDGLRERVVKFVMALLDVDDDTRITRKEYLDYAAKGNKFVDLGVGVGHHGDFETEYEMHHWNQYHKDQDPDIKNVHKEDVEHELLHHEHEVEESEQGPAGATKGSVITDDEMESRIEKDRIPKKYRAN, encoded by the coding sequence ATGTCGTGGGAAGAATGGCACATGAGGGAGGAACATGAGATGAGCAAGTACACACCGGAGCAATTCTTTGACATGCACGACATGGGAAACAAGGGCTACTTTGATGCTAAGGATATCATCAACATGTATGGCTTACAAAAGgaggttgttgttggtaagGGAGATGGTATGGGTCAAAACGACGAGAGTCAAGAGATTGACGATGGGCTTCGTGAAAGGGTGGTGAAGTTTGTGATGGCATTGCTCGATGTGGATGACGATACACGTATTACAAGGAAGGAATACTTAGACTATGCGGCCAAGGGCAACAAGTTTGTTGATTTAGGAGTTGGTGTTGGTCACCATGGGGATTTCGAGACTGAGTATGAGATGCATCACTGGAACCAGTACCACAAGGACCAGGATCCTGATATCAAGAATGTGCACAAGGAGGATGTTGAGCACGAGCTATTGCATCATGAGCACGAAGTGGAGGAATCTGAGCAAGGTCCTGCCGGTGCGACGAAGGGGTCTGTGATTACGGACGACGAGATGGAGAGTCGGATCGAGAAGGACAGAATACCCAAGAAGTACAGAGCTaattag
- the SPO1 gene encoding putative carboxylic ester hydrolase, giving the protein MRLLYFVLLLNCGFILVQGFSKVDCPKDASLRTAKNEQVSEGEARYLENRHKVIAKSFNRFYEDLSIPGIDIENINYPTISVAISGGGFRSMLISSGFILGMHQHGLWECTSYVAGISGGSWTLLKLILADFDVSSLTKFDIERVMLEGIPNFDLKNHDMIRQGDSGNDDQNNAKLLAMDAEFVRELRQQSIPLNKRDYNDEHTEQGEGYVPDYYQFLDELKKIFDTTDQYPENLLKFDKRSMDALYKIKGLVEDFFHQDETDQDSELDMLNDLMESFGKFRKTIGFYINLHREVRQKKEAGFPISFTDYLGQALIDRVPVGKLSSAKQFSNFLQSKKVAGYEVPIPIIVANAKTSKRPDIRNVVFEFSPFEFGSWHQNVSKFINMEYLGSSVEKGKLENCVKGFDSLGFITATSSSLFNNALLYIWKMVTTNIESNDKLKAIKTLFGVFGIGLSQLRSDYAIYQPNPYYGDTDVLSSISGSSRLLLVDGGEDGENIPIRPLLVSGRENDVIFIVDSSSDKENLPQMRKLQDTYDNIVMVEKNRRLVAVDEEIYEMDPMPYIPTQKELLLSNYSLSAPIAFGCHLQSYSPIRNNKKAVASQEKSLNSDRQVFHMPPILIYHGNYPITFQSNTSTFKLNYTKEEYNGMLNNGHHLFNNGDPQDEYLQCLGCVMLLRNNANQTSSFCDECVAKICYN; this is encoded by the exons ATGAGGTTATTGTATTTCGTACTACTACTAAACTGTGGATTCATATTGGTACAAGGATTTAGCAAGGTGGACTGTCCAAAAGATGCAAGTTTAAGAACTGCAAAA AATGAGCAAGTTAGCGAAGGTGAAGCAAGATATCTGGAAAATCGTCATAAAGTGATTGCGAAGAGTTTTAATCGGTTCTATGAAGATTTATCAATTCCAGGCATAGATATTGAGAACATTAATTATCCTACGATATCAGTAGCTATTTCTGGAGGTGGATTCAGATCGATGCTTATAAGTTCAGGGTTTATTCTGGGTATGCATCAGCATGGACTCTGGGAATGTACGAGTTACGTTGCTGGAATATCAGGTGGCAGCTGGACGTTGCTAAAACTTATTCTTGCTGATTTCGACGTGAGCAGTTTGACAAAATTCGATATTGAAAGAGTCATGTTGGAAGGCATTCCTAACTTTGACCTTAAAAATCACGATATGATTCGCCAAGGTGATTCAGGAAATGATGATCAGAATAATGCTAAACTTTTGGCAATGGATGCTGAGTTTGTAAGAGAATTGCGCCAACAAAGTATACCGCTTAATAAAAGAGATTATAACGATGAACATACTGAACAAGGAGAAGGATATGTGCCAGACTATTATCAATTTTTAGATgagttgaaaaaaatatttgacACGACAGATCAATATCCGGAAAACTTGTTAAAATTCGATAAGAGGTCGATGGATGCTCTTTATAAGATCAAGGGATTAGTTGAAGATTTCTTTCACCAGGATGAGACTGATCAGGACTCGGAGTTAGATATGCTCAATGATCTAATGGAGTCATTCGGTAAATTCAGAAAAACTATTGGATTCTACATCAATCTCCATCGGGAAGTaagacaaaagaaagaagcagGGTTCCCAATTTCCTTCACCGATTACTTGGGGCAAGCTTTAATCGACCGTGTTCCAGTTGGCAAGCTCAGTTCTGCGAAACAATTTTCGAACTTTCTACAAAGCAAGAAGGTTGCAGGATATGAAGTGCCAATACCAATCATTGTAGCGAATGCGAAGACATCCAAAAGGCCCGATATACGAAACGTTGTTTTTGAGTTTAGTCCATTTGAGTTCGGTTCGTGGCATCAGAATGTGTCCAAATTCATTAACATGGAGTATTTGGGGTCAAGTGTTGAGAAGGGAAAGTTGGAGAACTGTGTGAAAGGTTTTGATAGTCTTGGGTTCATTACTGCGACTTCTTCGTCGCTTTTTAATAACGCGTTGCTATACATCTGGAAGATGGTAACAACGAATATAGAATCCAATGATAAGTTGAAAGCTATCAAGACATTATTCGGTGTTTTTGGTATTGGGTTAAGCCAGTTGCGCTCAGATTACGCCATATACCAGCCGAATCCTTACTATGGAGACACCGACGTTCTCAGTTCAATCAGTGGGAGTTCTAGGCTATTGTTAGTTGATGGTGGCGAAGATGGTGAGAATATTCCAATTAGACCTTTACTAGTAAGTGGACGTGAGAACGACGTTATATTTATTGTGGATTCAAGTTCTGATAAAGAGAATTTACCTCAAATGAGAAAGCTTCAGGATACGTACGATAACATTGTAATGGTAGAAAAGAACAGGAGGCTCGTTGCTGTTGATGAGGAGATATACGAAATGGATCCAATGCCATATATCCCTACTCAGAAAGAGCTCTTGCTGTCTAATTATTCGCTATCTGCACCAATAGCATTTGGCTGTCATTTGCAAAGTTATAGTCCGATCAGAAATAACAAAAAGGCTGTCGCTAGCCAAGAAAAGTCGCTAAATTCAGATAGACAAGTGTTTCATATGCCTCCTATCTTGATATACCATGGGAACTATCCGATAACTTTCCAATCAAATACATCGACGTTTAAGCTCAACTataccaaagaagaatacaatGGAATGCTCAACAATGGTCACCATTTGTTCAATAATGGCGATCCGCAGGATGAGTACTTACAATGTCTTGGATGTGTGATGTTGCTTCGAAATAATGCTAACCAAACCTCATCATTCTGTGATGAGTGTGTGGCTAAGATATGTTACAACTGA
- the HEF3 gene encoding translation elongation factor EF-3 encodes MSDSAQSVKVLNELFEKLSVATPDNRSAAAVEVASFLNGNIIEHDVPEEFFANLKKALKDKKAAANALEAINHIASETGLSPSVEPYMVSLVPEICAKAGDKDKDTQALAAAALLALSKAINPVAIKAFLPLLTNALESTSKWQEKVAILAAISSLVDAAKDQIALRMPELIPVLSEAMWDTKKEVKQAATATMTKATETVDNKDIERFIPKLIECIADPSEVPETVHLLGATTFVAEVTPATLSIMVPLLNRGLAERETSIKRKAAVIIDNMCKLVEDPQVVAPFLEKLLPGLKNNFATIADPEAREVTLRGLKTLRRVGNVGPDDALPEISHAGDVATTRGVMDELLKDQKVAPRFEPVLTYIAAISADLIDERIIDQQAWFTHITPYFTVFAHERTAKEIIDEFRKRAVDNIPVGPNFDDEEDEGEDLCNCEFSLAYGAKILLNKTQLRLKRARRYGLCGPNGAGKSTLMRAIANGQVDGFPTQDECRTVYVEHDIDGTHEDTSVLDFVFMGDVGTKEAITEKLREFGFSDEMIAMPIASLSGGWKMKLALARAVLKNADILLLDEPTNHLDTVNVAWLVDYLNTCGITSIIVSHDSGFLDKVCQYIIHYEGLKLRKYKGNLSEFVKKCPTAKSYYELGASELEFRFPEPGYLEGVKTKQKAIVKVSNMTFQYPGTAKPQISDVSFQCSLSSRIAVIGPNGAGKSTLINVLTGELLPTEGEVYTHENCRIAYIKQHAFAHIESHLDKTPSEYIQWRFQTGEDRETMDRANRVINENDAEAMNKIFKIDGTPRRIAGIHARRKFKNTYEYECSFLLGENIGMKSERWVPMMSVDNAWLPRGELVESHSKMVAEVDMKEALASGQFRPLTRKEIEEHCAMLGLDAELVSHSRIRGLSGGQKVKLVLAACTWQRPHLIVLDEPTNYLDRDSLGALSKALKAFAGGVIIITHSAEFTKDLTEEVWAVKDGKMTPSGHNWVTGQGSGPRIEKKEDEEDKFDAMGNKISAVKKKKKLSSAELRKKKKERMKKKKELGDAYVSSDDEF; translated from the coding sequence ATGTCTGACTCTGCACAATCTGTCAAGGTTCTAAACGAACTATTCGAGAAGTTGTCAGTTGCTACTCCTGACAACAGATCTGCTGCCGCTGTCGAAgttgcttctttcttgaacGGTAACATCATCGAACATGATGTTCCAGAAGAATTCTTTGctaacttgaagaaggctCTAAAGGACAAGAAGGCTGCTGCCAACGCTTTGGAAGCTATCAACCACATTGCTTCTGAAACCGGTCTATCTCCATCTGTCGAACCATACATGGTTTCTTTGGTTCCAGAAATCTGTGCCAAGGCTGGTgacaaggacaaggacACCCAAGCTctggctgctgctgctttgTTGGCTTTGTCTAAGGCCATCAACCCAGTTGCCATCAAGGCTTTCTTGCCATTGTTGACCAACGCTTTGGAATCTACTTCCAAGTGGCAAGAAAAGGTTGCCATTTTGGCTGCCATTTCCTCTTTGGTCGATGCTGCTAAGGACCAAATTGCTTTGAGAATGCCTGAATTGATCCCAGTTTTGTCTGAAGCTATGTGGGACACCAAGAAGGAAGTCAAGCAAGCTGCTACTGCCACCATGACCAAGGCCACCGAAACCGTCGACAACAAGGATATTGAACGTTTCATTCCAAAGTTGATCGAATGTATCGCTGACCCATCTGAAGTTCCAGAAACCGTCCACTTGTTGGGTGCCACCACCTTCGTTGCTGAAGTTACCCCAGCTACCTTGTCCATCATGGTCCCATTGTTGAACAGAGGTTTGGCTGAAAGAGAAACTTCCATCAAGCGTAAGGCTGCCGTCATTATTGACAACATGTGTAAGTTGGTCGAAGACCCACAAGTTGTTGCTCcatttttggaaaagttgTTGCCAggtttgaagaacaacttCGCCACCATTGCCGACCCAGAAGCTCGTGAAGTTACTTTGAGAGGTTTGAAGACCTTGAGAAGAGTTGGTAACGTTGGTCCAGACGATGCTTTGCCAGAAATCTCCCACGCTGGTGATGTCGCTACCACCAGAGGTGTCATGGAcgaattgttgaaggacCAAAAGGTTGCTCCAAGATTCGAACCAGTTTTGACTTACATCGCTGCCATCTCCGCTGACTTGATCGATGAAAGAATCATCGACCAACAAGCTTGGTTCACCCACATCACCCCATACTTCACTGTCTTTGCTCACGAAAGAACCGCCAAGGAAATCATTGACGAATTCAGAAAGAGAGCTGTCGACAACATCCCAGTCGGTCCAAACTtcgacgatgaagaagatgaaggtGAAGACTTGTGTAACTGTGAGTTCTCTTTGGCTTACGGTGCCAAgatcttgttgaacaagacTCAATTGAGATTGAAGAGAGCCAGAAGATACGGTTTGTGTGGTCCAAACGGTGCTGGTAAGTCTACCTTGATGAGAGCTATCGCCAACGGTCAAGTTGACGGTTTCCCAACCCAAGATGAATGTAGAACCGTTTACGTCGAGCACGATATCGATGGTACTCACGAAGACACCTCCGTCTTGGACTTCGTCTTCATGGGTGATGTCGGTACCAAGGAAGCTATCACTGAAAAGTTGAGAGAATTCGGTTTCTCCGATGAAATGATTGCTATGCCAATTGCTTCCTTGTCCGGTGGTTGGAAGATGAAGTTGGCTTTGGCCAGAGCTGTGTTGAAGAACGCTGATATCTTGTTGTTGGATGAACCAACTAACCATTTGGATACCGTTAACGTCGCTTGGTTGGTTGACTACTTGAACACTTGTGGTATCACTTCCATCATTGTTTCCCACGACTCCGGTTTCTTGGACAAGGTCTGTCAATACATTATCCACTACGAAGGTTTGAAGTTGAGAAAGTACAAGGGTAACTTGTCTGAATTCGTCAAGAAGTGCCCAACTGCTAAGTCTTACTACGAATTGGGTGCCTCTGAATTGGAATTCAGATTCCCAGAACCAGGTTACTTGGAAGGTGTTAAGACCAAGCAAAAGGCTATTGTCAAGGTCTCCAACATGACTTTCCAATACCCAGGTACCGCTAAGCCACAAATCTCTGACGTTTCTTTCCAATGTTCTTTGTCCTCCAGAATTGCCGTTATTGGTCCTAACGGTGCTGGTAAGTCCACCTTGATTAACGTCTTGACTGGTGAACTATTGCCAACTGAAGGTGAAGTCTACACTCACGAGAACTGTCGTATCGCTTACATTAAGCAACACGCTTTCGCCCATATCGAATCCCACTTGGACAAGACTCCATCCGAATATATCCAATGGAGATTCCAAACTGGTGAAGATAGAGAAACCATGGACAGAGCTAACAGAGTTATCAACGAAAACGATGCTGAAGCTATGAACAAGATCTTCAAGATCGATGGTACCCCAAGAAGAATCGCTGGTATCCACGCTAGaagaaagttcaagaacacCTACGAGTACGAATGTTCCTTCTTGTTGGGTGAAAACATCGGTATGAAGTCTGAAAGATGGGTTCCAATGATGTCTGTTGACAACGCTTGGTTGCCAAGAGGTGAATTGGTCGAATCTCACTCTAAGATGGTTGCTGAAGTTGATATGAAGGAAGCTTTGGCTTCCGGTCAATTCAGACCTTTGACCAGAAAGGAAATCGAAGAGCACTGTGCCATGTTGGGTCTAGATGCTGAATTGGTTTCTCACTCCAGAATCAGAGGTTTGTCCGGTGGTCAAAAGGTTAAGTTGGTCTTGGCTGCTTGTACCTGGCAAAGACCTCACTTGATCGTCTTGGATGAACCTACCAACTATTTGGACAGAGACTCTCTAGGTGCTTTGTCCAAGGCTTTGAAGGCCTTCGCTGGTGGtgttatcatcattactCACTCTGCTGAATTCACCAAGGATTTGACTGAGGAAGTCTGGGCTGTCAAGGATGGTAAGATGACCCCATCTGGTCACAACTGGGTTACCGGTCAAGGTTCCGGTCCAAGAatcgaaaagaaggaagatgaagaagacaagTTCGATGCCATGGGTAACAAGATCTCTGCtgtcaagaagaagaagaagttgtcCTCTGCGgaattgagaaagaagaagaaggaaagaatgaagaagaagaaggaattgGGTGACGCTTACGTCTCCTCTGATGACGAATTCTAA
- the GSH1 gene encoding glutamate--cysteine ligase, translating to MGLLSLGTPLPWLESRQYNEHVRDNGIEQLIQSFRKAGGRDNDELYWGDEVEYMICEFDEAGENVVLSVEHDEILEQLNREYHEECERLNVHFHPEYGRFMLEATPARPYHLYEGVEVEKNMRTRRVVAEEKLQKLNRKSGNEVVPLSLTVFPRMGRDGFTNLKDPWDHKNSASRSLFLPDEVINRHARFPTLTANIRTRRGEKVCINVPMYQDSRTAPRDESIYERDWFVPEDLESAKASKPGHIYMDSMGFGMGCSCLQLTFQAPNIDKARYLYDTLANFAPVFLAATAASPVFKGFLADQDVRWNVISGAVDDRTPYERSEEPLLPKYNNGYGSIAPEEVPSVRRINKSRYSVVDLFLGGNGFFDAKFNDTEVPINEKVFKRLTTNDIHPMDKDLARHFAHLFIRDPLVIFEERIEQDNMTETDHFENIQSTNWQSLRFKVPAQDATPNNKKAPGWRVEFRPMEVQLTDFENAAYSNFIYLVIESILTFSDKINAYMYMSEIWENMETAHRRDATLKEKFYWKSDFADTQGKTELLTINEIFHNAHNGIFSVFINPILVHKGLVSKSWTELLHNSGDNADLIRLYYYLKLISDRASGVLPSEASFIRSYVLNHPEYDHTSNVTKKINYDLLHLSYRISHYDNSKGELTALLGQEIATYLINNSIL from the coding sequence atggGGTTGTTGTCATTGGGGACACCTCTGCCATGGCTTGAATCTCGGCAATATAACGAGCATGTGAGGGATAATGGTATTGAACAGTTGATCCAGTCGTTCAGGAAGGCTGGGGGTCGTGATAATGACGAGTTGTATTGGGGAGATGAGGTTGAATATATGATTTGTGAGTTTGATGAGGCAGGGGAAAATGTGGTTTTGAGTGTTGAGCATGACGAGATTCTTGAGCAGTTGAACCGGGAATACCACGAGGAATGTGAGCGATTGAACGTGCACTTCCATCCTGAGTATGGGAGATTTATGCTGGAAGCGACGCCTGCGCGTCCGTACCATTTATACGAGGGTGTTGAAGTTGAGAAGAACATGCGTACGAGACGGGTTGTTGCGGAGGAGAAGTTGCAGAAGTTGAACCGGAAGAGCGGGAATGAGGTTGTTCCATTGTCGTTGACGGTGTTCCCGCGTATGGGTCGTGATGGGTTCACGAATCTCAAGGATCCATGGGACCACAAGAACTCTGCGAGCCGTTCGCTGTTTTTGCCAGACGAGGTTATCAACAGGCACGCGCGGTTTCCTACATTGACGGCGAATATCCGGACCAGGAGGGGCGAGAAAGTGTGCATCAACGTGCCCATGTACCAGGACTCGCGTACTGCGCCAAGGGACGAGTCGATCTACGAGCGTGATTGGTTTGTGCCGGAGGATTTGGAGTCTGCGAAGGCATCGAAGCCCGGACACATTTACATGGACTCGATGGGGTTCGGGATGGGTTGTTCGTGCTTGCAGCTGACATTCCAGGCGCCCAATATAGACAAGGCGCGTTACTTGTACGATACGTTGGCGAACTTTGCGCCAGTGTTTTTGGCTGCTACTGCGGCTTCGCCGGTGTTTAAGGGCTTCCTTGCTGACCAGGACGTTCGTTGGAACGTGATTAGCGGGGCCGTGGACGACCGTACGCCGTACGAGAGGTCCGAGGAGCCTTTGCTCCCCAAGTACAACAATGGATATGGGTCTATTGCCCCGGAAGAGGTGCCTTCTGTGAGACGCATTAACAAGTCTAGGTACAGCGTAGTGGACCTTTTCCTCGGTGGGAACGGCTTTTTCGACGCGAAATTCAACGATACCGAGGTGCCTATCAACGAGAAAGTGTTCAAAAGACTCACCACAAACGATATTCACCCAATGGACAAGGACCTGGCTCGCCATTTTGCACATCTTTTCATCAGAGACCCACTGGTCATCTTTGAAGAGagaattgaacaagataaCATGACAGAAACGGAccattttgaaaatatcCAAAGTACCAACTGGCAATCGCTACGGTTCAAGGTTCCAGCGCAGGATGCTACCCCGAATAACAAAAAGGCCCCTGGTTGGAGAGTGGAGTTCAGGCCTATGGAAGTTCAATTGACCGACTTTGAGAACGCCGCGTACTCAAATTTCATATACCTCGTGATAGAATCAATACTAACTTTCAGCGACAAGATCAATGCATACATGTACATGTCTGAGATATGGGAAAACATGGAGACTGCACACCGTCGTGATGCGACTTTGAAGGAGAAGTTCTACTGGAAATCGGACTTTGCCGACACTCAGGGCAAAACAGAGCTTCTAACCATCAATGAGATCTTCCACAACGCCCACAACGGTATATTCTCCGTCTTTATCAACCCAATCCTCGTGCATAAGGGTTTGGTGTCGAAATCGTGGACGGAATTATTGCACAACAGCGGCGACAACGCTGACCTCATCAGATTGTATTACTATTTGAAGCTGATTAGCGACAGGGCCTCTGGCGTCTTGCCCTCTGAAGCCAGTTTCATCCGTTCGTACGTATTGAACCATCCCGAATACGATCATACGTCCAACGTCACCAAGAAGATTAACTACGATCTATTGCATCTATCTTATAGAATTTCTCACTACGACAATTCCAAGGGCGAATTGACAGCTCTGTTGGGCCAAGAGATCGCAACCTACTTGATAAACAATAGTATACTGTAA